In a genomic window of Peptococcus niger:
- a CDS encoding restriction endonuclease subunit S, which yields MKSYSEYKEMNLPWLKTIPAHWEIRRNKNIFTEIKEKVGERSSEYTLLSLTLNGIIPRDLDAGGKFPSDFGKYKVIKKGDMVFCLFDVDETPRTVGLSNFDGMLTGAYTIMDVNNINSRYILYYYLALDNGKLLKPLYTGLRKTINVNTFQSTQIPAPPRAEQDQIVRFLDWKVSAVNRLISVKKKQVIVYRELRKAIIDQGMLYGFKNTDRKDSGIYWLGEVPATWDVLPLKRICRANASISDIVKTKNDSDLVTFLPMENVSETGNVDCSIKKKIADVRTGFSSFSKGDVVVAKITPCFENGKGACLDDLDTDIGFGTTEFINLRPSEKVLSKYLYMITMTRPFRKLGEEVMTGSAGQKRVSVNYIKNFTLGIPGIEEQESILAKIEQRLVQIDKIIEIERENIKHLLELKARIISDAVTGKIDVRNITVPEYEYVDNAADDDSERESEVNEGLNEEEE from the coding sequence ATGAAGTCTTATAGTGAATATAAAGAGATGAATCTCCCTTGGCTTAAGACTATACCAGCACATTGGGAAATTAGAAGAAACAAGAATATTTTCACCGAGATAAAAGAGAAAGTCGGTGAACGTTCATCTGAATATACATTGCTTTCTTTAACACTTAATGGAATCATACCGAGAGATCTGGATGCAGGTGGAAAATTCCCTTCTGATTTTGGAAAATATAAGGTTATTAAAAAGGGGGATATGGTTTTCTGTTTGTTTGATGTAGATGAGACGCCGAGAACCGTTGGATTATCCAATTTTGATGGTATGTTGACAGGTGCATATACCATTATGGACGTTAACAATATCAATTCTCGTTATATCCTTTACTATTATCTGGCATTGGATAATGGAAAGTTGCTAAAGCCACTTTATACTGGTCTGCGTAAAACAATCAATGTCAACACATTCCAATCAACACAAATCCCCGCCCCTCCCCGCGCTGAGCAAGACCAGATTGTGCGGTTCTTGGATTGGAAGGTTTCTGCGGTCAACAGATTGATTTCAGTCAAGAAAAAACAAGTGATTGTCTATAGGGAGCTGCGCAAAGCAATAATAGACCAAGGTATGCTGTACGGGTTTAAAAACACTGATAGAAAAGATAGCGGTATTTATTGGCTTGGAGAAGTCCCTGCTACTTGGGATGTTTTGCCATTAAAACGTATTTGTAGAGCAAATGCCTCGATCTCAGATATTGTCAAGACGAAGAACGACTCGGATTTGGTTACGTTCCTTCCAATGGAAAATGTCTCTGAAACCGGCAACGTTGACTGCTCAATAAAGAAAAAAATAGCGGATGTACGAACGGGATTTTCCTCATTTTCAAAGGGCGATGTAGTTGTAGCAAAAATTACACCGTGTTTTGAAAATGGGAAAGGAGCTTGCTTAGATGATCTTGATACTGACATTGGGTTTGGTACAACAGAGTTTATTAACTTGCGTCCTTCTGAAAAAGTTCTGTCAAAATATCTTTATATGATTACCATGACAAGGCCATTCAGAAAACTTGGCGAAGAGGTAATGACAGGCTCTGCAGGCCAGAAGCGAGTATCTGTTAATTACATTAAGAATTTTACTCTTGGAATACCTGGTATTGAAGAACAGGAAAGCATTCTTGCCAAGATTGAACAGAGACTTGTCCAGATCGATAAAATTATAGAAATAGAGCGTGAAAATATTAAACATCTTCTGGAATTAAAAGCAAGGATCATTTCAGACGCTGTCACTGGCAAAATCGATGTTCGAAACATTACCGTCCCCGAATATGAGTATGTGGACAATGCCGCTGATGATGACAGCGAGCGCGAATCAGAAGTCAATGAAGGATTGAACGAAGAGGAGGAATAA